Proteins from a single region of Xenopus laevis strain J_2021 chromosome 9_10S, Xenopus_laevis_v10.1, whole genome shotgun sequence:
- the atp2a1.S gene encoding ATPase, Ca++ transporting, cardiac muscle, fast twitch 1 S homeolog isoform X1, with product MENAHAKTTEECLAYFGVNENTGLSPEIVKKNFEKYGPNELPAEEGKSIWELVAEQFEDLLVRILLLAACISFVLAWFEEGEETVTAFVEPFVILLILIANAVVGVWQERNAEDAIEALKEYEPEMGKVYRSDRKSVQRIKAREIVPGDIVEVAVGDKVPADIRLISIKSTTLRIDQSILTGESVSVIKHTEVVPDPRAVNQDKKNMLFSGTNVGAGKAIGVVIATGPNTEIGKIRDEMAATEQDKTPLQQKLDEFGEQLSKVISLICVAVWLINIGHFNDPIHGGSWIKGAVYYFKIAVALAVAAIPEGLPAVITTCLALGTRRMAKKNAIVRSLPSVETLGCTSVICSDKTGTLTTNQMSVCRMFVLDKVDGDICSLNEFSITGSTYAPEGEVLKNDKTVKAGQYDGLVELATICALCNDSSLDFNESKGVFEKVGEATETALTTLVEKMNVFNTDVRSLSKVERANACNSVIKQLMKKEFTMEFSRDRKSMSVYCTPAKASRAAVGNKMFVKGAPEGVIDRCNYVRVGTTRVPLTSAIKDTILTVIKEWGTGRDTLRCLALATRDTPPKREDMVLEDSTKFVDYETDLTFVGCVGMLDPPRKEVMGSIKLCREAGIRVIMITGDNKGTAIAICRRIGIFGENDDVSRLAFTGREFDDLPPAEQREACKRASCFARVEPSHKSKIVEFLQSFDEITAMTGDGVNDAPALKKAEIGIAMGSGTAVAKTASEMVLADDNFSTIVAAVEEGRAIYNNMKQFIRYLISSNVGEVVCIFLTAALGLPEALIPVQLLWVNLVTDGLPATALGFNPPDLDIMDRAPRSPKEPLISGWLFFRYLAIGAYVGAATVGAAAWWFMYADDGPEVTFYQLSHFMQCTEENVEFEGLECEIFESPVPMTMALSVLVTIEMCNALNSLSENQSLIRMPPWVNFWLLGSICLSMSLHFLILYVDPLPMIFKLTPLDLTKWLVVLKISIPVILLDELLKFVARNYLEV from the exons ATGGAGAACGCACACGCCAAGACCACCGAGGAATGTCTGGCCTATTTTGGGGTCAACGAGAACACTGGCCTGTCGCCTGAAATTGTCAAGAAGAACTTCGAGAAGTATGGACCCAATG AACTTCCAGCTGAGGAAG GAAAGTCCATATGGGAACTGGTGGCAGAACAGTTTGAAGATTTACTGGTCAGGATTCTGTTGTTGGCCGCCTGTATATCATTC GTACTGGCCTGGTTTGAAGAAGGTGAAGAGACCGTCACAGCGTTTGTTGAACCATTCGTCATTCTCCTTATCCTCATTGCCAATGCAGTTGTCGGCGTCTGGCAG gaaagaaatgcagaagaTGCCATTGAGGCCCTCAAAGAATATGAACCTGAGATGGGCAAGGTGTACCGTAGTGACAGAAAGTCTGTGCAGAGAATCAAGGCCAGAGAAATTGTGCCAGGAGACATTGTGGAAGTAGCTG TTGGTGACAAAGTCCCAGCAGATATCAGACTTATCAGCATTAAGTCTACCACCCTCCGTATTGACCAGTCCATCCTCACAG GAGAGTCTGTTTCCGTCATCAAGCACACAGAAGTTGTCCCTGACCCCAGAGCTGTCAACCAGGATAAGAAGAACATGCTGTTCTCT GGTACCAATGTTGGAGCTGGCAAGGCTATTGGTGTTGTCATTGCCACAGGGCCCAACACAGAAATTGGCAAGATCCGCGATGAAATGGCTGCAACAGAGCAAGATAAGACCCCCCTGCAGCAGAAACTGGACGAGTTTGGAGAGCAGTTGTCCAAAGTTATCTCTCTCATCTGCGTTGCTGTGTGGTTGATCAACATTGGACACTTCAATGACCCCATCCACGGTGGCTCTTGGATCAAGGGCGCCGTTTACTACTTTAAGATTGCTGTGGCCTTGGCTGTGGCTGCTATTCCTGAGG GTCTCCCAGCTGTAATCACCACTTGTCTGGCTTTGGGTACAAGACGTATGGCCAAGAAGAATGCTATTGTGAGGAGTTTACCCTCTGTAGAAACCTTGGGTTGCACATCTGTCATCTGCTCAGACAAGACTGGCACCTTGACCACCAACCAGATGTCTGTCTGCAGA ATGTTCGTGCTTgacaaagttgatggtgacatcTGCTCCTTAAATGAGTTCTCCATCACAGGATCCACCTACGCCCCTGAGGGAGAAGT TCTGAAGAATGATAAGACTGTGAAAGCTGGCCAGTATGATGGGCTGGTTGAATTGGCCACAATCTGTGCACTTTGCAATGACTCTTCTCTTGACTTTAATGAG TCCAAAGGAGTCTTTGAGAAGGTTGGAGAAGCCACTGAGACTGCACTGACAACTCTTGTTgagaaaatgaatgtgtttaacACAGACGTGAGGAGCCTGTCCAAGGTGGAGCGTGCCAATGCCTGCAACTCT GTGATCAAGCAACTGATGAAGAAAGAGTTCACCATGGAATTCTCCCGTGACAGAAAGTCAATGTCTGTCTACTGCACCCCAGCCAAAGCTTCCCGAGCTGCCGTTGGCAACAAGATGTTTGTTAAG GGTGCCCCAGAGGGTGTTATCGACAGGTGCAACTACGTACGTGTGGGCACCACCCGTGTTCCACTTACTTCAGCTATCAAGGATACGATTTTGACTGTGATCAAGGAATGGGGAACAGGCAGAGACACCCTGCGTTGTCTTGCTCTGGCTACAAGGGACACCCCACCCAAGAGGGAAGACATGGTGCTTGAGGACTCCACCAAGTTTGTTGACTATGAG ACTGATCTTACCTTTGTTGGTTGTGTGGGTATGTTGGACCCCCCTCGTAAAGAAGTTATGGGCTCAATCAAGCTCTGCCGTGAGGCTGGTATCCGTGTCATTATGATTACTGGTGATAACAAAGGCACAGCTATTGCCATCTGCCGTCGTATTGGCATCTTTGGTGAAAATGATGATGTGTCTAGACTTGCCTTCACTGGACGTGAGTTTGATGACCTCCCCCCAGCAGAACAAAGAGAGGCCTGCAAGCGTGCTTCTTGCTTTGCCAGAGTCGAGCCCTCACACAAGTCCAAGATCGTAGAGTTCCTGCAATCCTTTGATGAGATCACAGCTATG ACTGGTGATGGTGTGAATGATGCCCCAGCTCTGAAAAAGGCTGAGATTGGTATTGCTATGGGCTCTGGTACTGCTGTGGCCAAGACAGCCTCTGAGATGGTGTTGGCCGATGACAACTTCTCCACAATTGTGGCTGCAGTAGAAGAAGGCCGTGCCATCTACAACAACATGAAGCAGTTTATCCGCTACCTCATCTCCTCCAATGTAGGAGAGGTTGTCTG TATCTTCTTGACTGCTGCTCTGGGTCTTCCTGAAGCTCTGATCCCTGTGCAACTGCTGTGGGTCAACTTGGTCACAGATGGTCTGCCAGCCACAGCCCTGGGCTTTAACCCCCCAGATCTGGACATCATGGACAGGGCACCTCGTAGCCCCAAGGAACCCCTTATCAGTGGATGGCTTTTCTTCCGTTACTTGGCCATTGGAG CTTATGTGGGTGCTGCCACTGTTGGAGCAGCTGCCTGGTGGTTCATGTATGCCGATGATGGACCTGAAGTTACTTTCTACCAGCTG AGCCATTTCATGCAATGCACTGAGGAAAATGTTGAGTTTGAGGGTCTGGAATGCGAAATCTTTGAGTCTCCTGTACCCATGACCATGGCTCTGTCTGTGCTGGTCACCATTGAAATGTGCAATGCCCTCAACAG TCTGTCAGAGAACCAGTCTCTGATCAGGATGCCCCCATGGGTGAACTTCTGGCTGTTGGGCTCTATTTGCTTGTCCATGTCCCTCCACTTCCTTATCCTCTATGTTGATCCACTTCCC ATGATCTTCAAGTTGACTCCTCTGGACCTCACTAAGTGGCTTGTTGTCCTGAAGATTTCCATCCCTGTCATCCTACTGGATGAACTTTTGAAATTTGTTGCCCGGAACTACCTGGAAG TATAA
- the atp2a1.S gene encoding ATPase, Ca++ transporting, cardiac muscle, fast twitch 1 S homeolog has protein sequence MENAHAKTTEECLAYFGVNENTGLSPEIVKKNFEKYGPNELPAEEGKSIWELVAEQFEDLLVRILLLAACISFVLAWFEEGEETVTAFVEPFVILLILIANAVVGVWQERNAEDAIEALKEYEPEMGKVYRSDRKSVQRIKAREIVPGDIVEVAVGDKVPADIRLISIKSTTLRIDQSILTGESVSVIKHTEVVPDPRAVNQDKKNMLFSGTNVGAGKAIGVVIATGPNTEIGKIRDEMAATEQDKTPLQQKLDEFGEQLSKVISLICVAVWLINIGHFNDPIHGGSWIKGAVYYFKIAVALAVAAIPEGLPAVITTCLALGTRRMAKKNAIVRSLPSVETLGCTSVICSDKTGTLTTNQMSVCRMFVLDKVDGDICSLNEFSITGSTYAPEGEVLKNDKTVKAGQYDGLVELATICALCNDSSLDFNESKGVFEKVGEATETALTTLVEKMNVFNTDVRSLSKVERANACNSVIKQLMKKEFTMEFSRDRKSMSVYCTPAKASRAAVGNKMFVKGAPEGVIDRCNYVRVGTTRVPLTSAIKDTILTVIKEWGTGRDTLRCLALATRDTPPKREDMVLEDSTKFVDYETDLTFVGCVGMLDPPRKEVMGSIKLCREAGIRVIMITGDNKGTAIAICRRIGIFGENDDVSRLAFTGREFDDLPPAEQREACKRASCFARVEPSHKSKIVEFLQSFDEITAMTGDGVNDAPALKKAEIGIAMGSGTAVAKTASEMVLADDNFSTIVAAVEEGRAIYNNMKQFIRYLISSNVGEVVCIFLTAALGLPEALIPVQLLWVNLVTDGLPATALGFNPPDLDIMDRAPRSPKEPLISGWLFFRYLAIGAYVGAATVGAAAWWFMYADDGPEVTFYQLSHFMQCTEENVEFEGLECEIFESPVPMTMALSVLVTIEMCNALNSLSENQSLIRMPPWVNFWLLGSICLSMSLHFLILYVDPLPMIFKLTPLDLTKWLVVLKISIPVILLDELLKFVARNYLEEKK, from the exons ATGGAGAACGCACACGCCAAGACCACCGAGGAATGTCTGGCCTATTTTGGGGTCAACGAGAACACTGGCCTGTCGCCTGAAATTGTCAAGAAGAACTTCGAGAAGTATGGACCCAATG AACTTCCAGCTGAGGAAG GAAAGTCCATATGGGAACTGGTGGCAGAACAGTTTGAAGATTTACTGGTCAGGATTCTGTTGTTGGCCGCCTGTATATCATTC GTACTGGCCTGGTTTGAAGAAGGTGAAGAGACCGTCACAGCGTTTGTTGAACCATTCGTCATTCTCCTTATCCTCATTGCCAATGCAGTTGTCGGCGTCTGGCAG gaaagaaatgcagaagaTGCCATTGAGGCCCTCAAAGAATATGAACCTGAGATGGGCAAGGTGTACCGTAGTGACAGAAAGTCTGTGCAGAGAATCAAGGCCAGAGAAATTGTGCCAGGAGACATTGTGGAAGTAGCTG TTGGTGACAAAGTCCCAGCAGATATCAGACTTATCAGCATTAAGTCTACCACCCTCCGTATTGACCAGTCCATCCTCACAG GAGAGTCTGTTTCCGTCATCAAGCACACAGAAGTTGTCCCTGACCCCAGAGCTGTCAACCAGGATAAGAAGAACATGCTGTTCTCT GGTACCAATGTTGGAGCTGGCAAGGCTATTGGTGTTGTCATTGCCACAGGGCCCAACACAGAAATTGGCAAGATCCGCGATGAAATGGCTGCAACAGAGCAAGATAAGACCCCCCTGCAGCAGAAACTGGACGAGTTTGGAGAGCAGTTGTCCAAAGTTATCTCTCTCATCTGCGTTGCTGTGTGGTTGATCAACATTGGACACTTCAATGACCCCATCCACGGTGGCTCTTGGATCAAGGGCGCCGTTTACTACTTTAAGATTGCTGTGGCCTTGGCTGTGGCTGCTATTCCTGAGG GTCTCCCAGCTGTAATCACCACTTGTCTGGCTTTGGGTACAAGACGTATGGCCAAGAAGAATGCTATTGTGAGGAGTTTACCCTCTGTAGAAACCTTGGGTTGCACATCTGTCATCTGCTCAGACAAGACTGGCACCTTGACCACCAACCAGATGTCTGTCTGCAGA ATGTTCGTGCTTgacaaagttgatggtgacatcTGCTCCTTAAATGAGTTCTCCATCACAGGATCCACCTACGCCCCTGAGGGAGAAGT TCTGAAGAATGATAAGACTGTGAAAGCTGGCCAGTATGATGGGCTGGTTGAATTGGCCACAATCTGTGCACTTTGCAATGACTCTTCTCTTGACTTTAATGAG TCCAAAGGAGTCTTTGAGAAGGTTGGAGAAGCCACTGAGACTGCACTGACAACTCTTGTTgagaaaatgaatgtgtttaacACAGACGTGAGGAGCCTGTCCAAGGTGGAGCGTGCCAATGCCTGCAACTCT GTGATCAAGCAACTGATGAAGAAAGAGTTCACCATGGAATTCTCCCGTGACAGAAAGTCAATGTCTGTCTACTGCACCCCAGCCAAAGCTTCCCGAGCTGCCGTTGGCAACAAGATGTTTGTTAAG GGTGCCCCAGAGGGTGTTATCGACAGGTGCAACTACGTACGTGTGGGCACCACCCGTGTTCCACTTACTTCAGCTATCAAGGATACGATTTTGACTGTGATCAAGGAATGGGGAACAGGCAGAGACACCCTGCGTTGTCTTGCTCTGGCTACAAGGGACACCCCACCCAAGAGGGAAGACATGGTGCTTGAGGACTCCACCAAGTTTGTTGACTATGAG ACTGATCTTACCTTTGTTGGTTGTGTGGGTATGTTGGACCCCCCTCGTAAAGAAGTTATGGGCTCAATCAAGCTCTGCCGTGAGGCTGGTATCCGTGTCATTATGATTACTGGTGATAACAAAGGCACAGCTATTGCCATCTGCCGTCGTATTGGCATCTTTGGTGAAAATGATGATGTGTCTAGACTTGCCTTCACTGGACGTGAGTTTGATGACCTCCCCCCAGCAGAACAAAGAGAGGCCTGCAAGCGTGCTTCTTGCTTTGCCAGAGTCGAGCCCTCACACAAGTCCAAGATCGTAGAGTTCCTGCAATCCTTTGATGAGATCACAGCTATG ACTGGTGATGGTGTGAATGATGCCCCAGCTCTGAAAAAGGCTGAGATTGGTATTGCTATGGGCTCTGGTACTGCTGTGGCCAAGACAGCCTCTGAGATGGTGTTGGCCGATGACAACTTCTCCACAATTGTGGCTGCAGTAGAAGAAGGCCGTGCCATCTACAACAACATGAAGCAGTTTATCCGCTACCTCATCTCCTCCAATGTAGGAGAGGTTGTCTG TATCTTCTTGACTGCTGCTCTGGGTCTTCCTGAAGCTCTGATCCCTGTGCAACTGCTGTGGGTCAACTTGGTCACAGATGGTCTGCCAGCCACAGCCCTGGGCTTTAACCCCCCAGATCTGGACATCATGGACAGGGCACCTCGTAGCCCCAAGGAACCCCTTATCAGTGGATGGCTTTTCTTCCGTTACTTGGCCATTGGAG CTTATGTGGGTGCTGCCACTGTTGGAGCAGCTGCCTGGTGGTTCATGTATGCCGATGATGGACCTGAAGTTACTTTCTACCAGCTG AGCCATTTCATGCAATGCACTGAGGAAAATGTTGAGTTTGAGGGTCTGGAATGCGAAATCTTTGAGTCTCCTGTACCCATGACCATGGCTCTGTCTGTGCTGGTCACCATTGAAATGTGCAATGCCCTCAACAG TCTGTCAGAGAACCAGTCTCTGATCAGGATGCCCCCATGGGTGAACTTCTGGCTGTTGGGCTCTATTTGCTTGTCCATGTCCCTCCACTTCCTTATCCTCTATGTTGATCCACTTCCC ATGATCTTCAAGTTGACTCCTCTGGACCTCACTAAGTGGCTTGTTGTCCTGAAGATTTCCATCCCTGTCATCCTACTGGATGAACTTTTGAAATTTGTTGCCCGGAACTACCTGGAAG aaaaaaagtaa